AGGGTGAAGTAGTGTTGTGCTGCAGTCGAGGTGTTGTCGAAAGGTGAGGATGAGGGTGAGGCAAAACAGAAGCGAATTGGTCGCGTGGCGGCAGCGGACGAATCAGAGGTGGCGAAGCCGGCCTAGCTGCCCACGAAAATGGCGCGTTTGCTGGATGTCCTGCGAAGGTGTTTACTGAAGGCCGCCTCTTGACGCTTCTGTGTTCGTATTCTGGCGGGTTGGACAGGAGCGGCGACTGCTGGCACTTGTGGAAGTCATGTAGAGTCAATTGCGGCGTGCCCGTCCTCTGGAGATGCCCAACACTCTCTGTTGACCTATGCCGAGTGAATGCGGCCGTTGAGAGCTCGAGTCCAGGATACGGGCCGATCAGCGTAGGCGAAATTCCAGCAGCCATATTCAGTGACCCGTCACGGCAGGTAAAGTCTTCCTCTCCCACGGCAGACAAGATTACTGCAGCTGCACGCTTGCAGCGTCGGGTCTTTACATCAACCCCAAGATCCGACTGTAGTCCGTGACTCGCCACTCAAGTCTCCGTCATAGCATCTTCTGCGCGAAGCGCTCATACAAGATTCTGGATCCGGCTGCGCAAGCCTGCGATGTCCTTTGGGCTGACACGGCCACCTTCACCTTCACCAAGGCCCTGGGCTGGTCCGACTCCCCCGTGCCTCTCGGGTTGTCTTATCACGATGGCGCAACCGTGGTGTAGATCTCTGGATATGCCCACAAGATACTCGACTATCTGGAGTTCTCATATCAGTTATGCAAGTACAAGTCTTCGCAACACTACTTACTGTCAGCTATGCTAAGCCCCCGTGGCTAACGCCTCGATGGTGTCGGGATGTGAACGAGTGTCGTGCACGAGGGCCTGTGTGCGAAACGCTGCTGGGTCAAAGTGGCTGAAGCAGTCAGTGAGCGGTACGGAAGACGCAGAGTACATGTATACATGTTCGCGTGGCTACAACACAGTAAGCACCATCACCGTAGCTTTCTCAGGAAAGAATGAGCAATCGAGTGTGGTCAGGTACATAAGGCAGTCGCAACGCAAGGATCTACGGTTGCAGTCGCAACATGCCGTCCTGACGGAGCCGCGACTGACGAAGACACCATCGCCCTACACACATGCACATCGCGCATCGCCAAGGCAGACGACAGCGCCGTTGACCAGAAGCTCGCTCTTGCTTCGACGTGTGAAAGTGTGTGACGGAAGGAAAAGTGGCACGCTTGGGTGAGGTCCACCTGGCAGAGAGGCTCTGCGAATCAAAACTCTGCCACGTGATGGGCTCGGTTTCTCTCCCGACCAACCACGAGCTCAGAGCAGCTTCCGAAGCAACGAACATGTCTCAGGTGGGACTACAGTCTACGTAAGACGTGGCCAAATCATCATCTGGAGGCACCGGTTACAGTGGGTGTGCCTGCGTGATGGCAAAGGCTACATGTATGCAAGTCATTCTGTGGTCCTTCCCGCGCGCTGGTCGTAACGCTGACCACCAATGAGACTGCGACAAACAGCTACCGACAGGCTACAGCCCGTACGAATGGCAAACGGGGATCGTGCCTGTGTGAAGACGAACGAATGATCGGCAGTTGTAGCGGACGTGGCTGCGCAGCTGACAATAGGTATTGTTGACACATCTACCATCTGATAATGCTCATGGTGCGCGCACGTAGCCCCCAGGACAATCGCCCACCATATCACACGTTCGAGTTCTTGGCCGACGGCTTCTGGCGCCTCGGGCAATCTGACTTGACGCTATCTATATGACTGGGTTGGCTCAGATCATCTTCGACTCGTTCATGCCGTGGACGATGCCATAAGACACTGCCGCTGCCAAGGCACCGATCGTCAAGGTCTGAACGGCACTCCAAGCTGCATCGCGATGCGTGGTGCCGGTGATGAGGGCTTTGGTATAGCCGAAGACGACCAGGATGGCAGCAGTAATGCCTATGGATGCGAATAGTGCATGGCTGACGTTGCGAATGGCGAAGTACGGCACCATGGGCAGGAGACCGCCTGTATCGAAGTCAATCTACCTGGCAACGATATGGCCATCACGGAAACTTACCCAGGAAATAAGAAGCACCCATGATCACACCCTCCAGTGGCGCCATCTTGGCACAGGGCTTGGATAACTTCAGCTGCATCTCCATGATGAACTGTGAGTGTCAGTATACTCAGTTACTATGGCGCCGTCGAATTACCCACATAGACCCACATGTCTTCGTTCATCTTCAAATCAGCAAGAACACCTTTGGACGCATTCCTTGAGATTCCATACTGGCCAAGGATATCATGAATTTCCTGCTCCTCAGCTTCCGGACACTCTCTGGTCTTCCTGCGCTCCCTCTTCTCCTCGACCTCGAAGTGTTTGCGCTCGGTAATTGCAGCAAGATACGCACCCAGACCCATCGAGATCGAGCCTGCGAAGAGCTCTGCCAAGCCACCGAGGATGACAACTTTCGACGATCCGAGTGAGGACAGGCCGGCTGTCAGCGCGAACGGCACTGTTAGGCCATCTGCAAAGCCAATAATACTGTCCCTGATGAACACGCCGCGATGATCGTGCTTCTTGGACTTTGGCGTGGATCTTGCAGACGCAGTTTCGACTTCTATGTGCGCGAGTTCCTTCACTGCAAACGGCTTTGGCGGGTATGGTCGAGACAGGTGACCACAAGATGGCACGCGAAACGCTTCATCGCAGACGTTCGACCAAGTGTTCTCGTGGTGGTTCGACATGGTGCTTGGCGCCAGGTAGGTACGTGACGAGTATCGGTGTGCAGATGCTATGGATGCATACGATCATGTCGACAATTCCACAGCTTATAAGCACCAGAGCGGGACGTTGCAGAAAATCCCAGCAATCGGAGTTGGCAAGAATGTGGTGTTGGACATGGTCCGACGTGGTCCCCGCCATGACATATCGCCCGTGTGCTACCCTCCACGATGGAGTAACAATCAAAGGATCTGATACTACTCTGCGCAGATACTGGAGCTCAGTGCAGCAAGCGCGGATGTCTTGTCCTTTGGGTGTGTTGCAACCACCTTGCAAGACAACGATAATCAAGTTTGAGGCTTTCTTGCCATCATACGAGCAGGTGCACATGTCGAATGTGTGATAGTAGCGTGGCTCGAGCCGTCATATTGTCTTGCAAGATCACGATGTATGTACTGATCGACTGCAGCGTTTCCAATGTCACTCGTCCAGCCACCGACATTGCTGGTCAGCGAGTAGTCACGCAGGAGTCACCGTACCCCAACCTCTTTTCCAAGCTTTGGCTGACCGCTCAATTGTATGTGCATAACAACAAGTGAGATCGAATCGGCGGCTTTTACGTAAGTACAGATGAGGGTCAAAGGCAACATCGTAGTTGCACCTCAAAAGACAGGTGTCGAGGGCGCAGCGCATCCTTCAACGGCAAGTACCAAGGAAATCTTGCCTGAGTCTGCATCTTGTTGCCTACACGGTGAGTGTGCGCGAACGAAATTACGCTTCGAAGACCAATCATGCAGACTCGACGGGGCTGTGGTATACGTTGTCACGTTGCTTCTATGAGGCACGGCAGCGCTTAAAGCTGTGGTCGGTCTCAGCAACGCCACGGAGCTCATACTTCTTCTCGACATTTCGCTGCTAGTTTTCCTTACATTTTCCCGACGGACAATGGCACGACCCGAGGCAATCACCATGGTCTATCGACGCAAGCTTCCATACGACACTCATCCGCTGTTTAGCCAGCGCCAAATCCTCATCATCACCTCTCTCATCGGCGCAGCGCTATGTCTGCTGACGATCAATGCCAGCGGGGATCTGACCTACACCGTCAGCCTACTGTTCCTGTTCCTCAGCACGTTCCTCGCAGCCTGCGACCTCAATTGTTACGCCATGACGAAGATAAAGCAGCCGGAAGAGGAGCTTCGATGGCCACAAGTTGTCACCATCGTAGCTGACCTCTTCCTGGCGATTGTCCTCCAGCTTAGCGTCTGGGCTTCAGCAGATGCTGTGGAGCACCTGTCGCCAGGCAGCCGAGTCTGTGCTGCTCACGCTGCGCTTACTGATCTCCTGTGCTCGTAAGTCGTCACGCTGATTCAACAGCCCAGCTTCGTTGCTGACTGTCCAGACTATTGCACGCCTACTGCTTCTGGAAACAAGTTGAAGCACGATGGATGACGAAGTGGCTAGCGGGCCTCCAGAAAGAACCTTGCAAGCAGTGTGGTCACAAACCGGATGAGGATGTTTCGGTAGGGCCAGACCAACGATCGCCAGCTACTCGTGGCAGACCGTCAGGTGAGAGAGCAAGTCCGACACAAGATCAAAATAGCCGCATGGAGGAGGGAAACCTG
This genomic window from Fulvia fulva chromosome 4, complete sequence contains:
- a CDS encoding Vacuolar iron transporter 1; the encoded protein is MSNHHENTWSNVCDEAFRVPSCGHLSRPYPPKPFAVKELAHIEVETASARSTPKSKKHDHRGVFIRDSIIGFADGLTVPFALTAGLSSLGSSKVVILGGLAELFAGSISMGLGAYLAAITERKHFEVEEKRERRKTRECPEAEEQEIHDILGQYGISRNASKGVLADLKMNEDMWVYFIMEMQLKLSKPCAKMAPLEGVIMGASYFLGGLLPMVPYFAIRNVSHALFASIGITAAILVVFGYTKALITGTTHRDAAWSAVQTLTIGALAAAVSYGIVHGMNESKMI